The following are encoded in a window of Rhizobium sp. WYJ-E13 genomic DNA:
- a CDS encoding DMT family transporter, whose product MTAASTTLRGVLVAFAAYAVFAFSDASIKALHGTVPSFQVAFTGAILSFAALPLIKGRGDSWLDIFRTTNRPLWMVRFAAGATGAIASIITFTKLPMAEAFCLLFLLPSFVTILSVIFLKEDVRWQRWAAVIVGFLGVLVVLRPGFRELSVGHLAATIGAIAAAIAIVILRKLGPAEKRLSLYGASLLGTLIVSGLLMLSQVVVPSPQQWLFLASYGLLGAAGNVMLMTAARLAPATLVATPQYSQMIWAIAFGYLFFNDSVDLPMAFGIVLIICSGLLTLIRERKRQVPLPAAVASGDAQSPIATTPVEGDREAPTR is encoded by the coding sequence ATGACAGCCGCCTCCACCACGCTTCGTGGCGTCCTTGTCGCATTTGCGGCCTATGCCGTCTTTGCCTTCAGCGATGCATCCATCAAGGCTCTGCACGGCACGGTTCCCTCCTTCCAGGTCGCTTTCACGGGTGCGATCCTCAGCTTTGCTGCGCTGCCTTTGATCAAAGGACGAGGAGATTCATGGCTCGACATTTTCAGGACGACGAACCGGCCGCTCTGGATGGTGCGCTTTGCGGCTGGCGCGACCGGTGCAATCGCCTCCATCATCACGTTCACCAAGCTGCCGATGGCGGAGGCCTTCTGCCTGCTCTTCCTTCTGCCCTCCTTCGTCACCATCCTCTCGGTCATCTTTTTGAAGGAAGATGTGCGCTGGCAGCGCTGGGCCGCCGTCATCGTCGGCTTCCTGGGTGTGCTCGTGGTTCTGAGGCCAGGTTTCCGCGAACTATCCGTCGGCCATCTGGCCGCGACCATCGGCGCGATCGCGGCGGCCATCGCCATCGTCATCCTTCGCAAGCTCGGCCCGGCCGAAAAGCGTCTCTCGCTTTATGGCGCCTCGCTGCTTGGCACGCTCATCGTCAGCGGCCTGCTCATGCTCTCGCAGGTTGTCGTGCCAAGCCCACAGCAATGGCTGTTCCTTGCGAGCTACGGCCTGCTCGGCGCAGCCGGTAACGTGATGCTGATGACCGCCGCGCGGCTCGCCCCTGCAACGCTGGTCGCGACACCGCAATACAGCCAGATGATCTGGGCGATCGCCTTTGGCTATCTCTTCTTCAACGACAGCGTCGATCTGCCGATGGCTTTCGGCATCGTGCTCATCATCTGCTCGGGCCTGCTGACGCTGATCCGTGAACGCAAGCGCCAGGTCCCTTTGCCTGCAGCCGTTGCCTCCGGCGACGCACAGTCGCCGATCGCAACGACGCCAGTGGAAGGTGACAGAGAAGCCCCGACGCGATAG
- a CDS encoding TDT family transporter — MAVLHLSSSVPAVRRWARVLRHFTPNWFATTMGTGILAVCLGQFSGSPPLHAAGEALWLANIGLFAVLACIYAGKWLLHPGAALKAFDHPVVSMFFGCIPMGLATIVNGFLIFGPALFGDAAVAIASELWWADAGLAVLAGLAIPLVMFTRQQHAIEHMSAIWLLPIVASEVAAASGGLLVPHLAEGTQLPVLFASFVLWSCSVPLALGILIILFLRLALHKLPPAGMAATSFLALGPVGTGALGLALFSVNGEQALVTGGLGALAPAISGAALLGAVLLWGYGLWWLGLAVAITINHFRQGLPFNLGWWGYTFPIGVYAVATLRLSSIFPLPALAGFGEVLVAALAAIWIVVAFRTCCGAYDGSLFVDPSLEG, encoded by the coding sequence ATGGCCGTTCTTCATCTATCTTCCTCCGTCCCGGCTGTTCGCCGGTGGGCGCGAGTCCTGCGCCACTTCACGCCGAACTGGTTCGCGACGACGATGGGAACCGGTATCCTTGCCGTCTGTCTTGGCCAGTTTTCCGGTTCACCGCCACTCCATGCTGCGGGCGAGGCGCTGTGGCTGGCGAATATTGGGCTGTTTGCGGTCCTGGCCTGCATATATGCGGGAAAGTGGCTGCTGCATCCCGGCGCTGCGCTGAAGGCCTTCGACCATCCGGTGGTCTCGATGTTCTTTGGCTGTATACCGATGGGACTTGCGACCATCGTCAACGGCTTCCTGATCTTCGGGCCGGCTCTCTTCGGTGACGCAGCAGTTGCTATCGCATCGGAACTCTGGTGGGCGGATGCGGGGCTGGCGGTTCTGGCGGGCCTTGCCATTCCGCTGGTCATGTTCACGCGACAGCAGCATGCAATCGAGCATATGAGTGCCATCTGGCTTCTGCCGATCGTCGCATCGGAGGTCGCAGCCGCCAGCGGCGGACTATTGGTGCCGCATCTTGCCGAAGGCACGCAGCTTCCGGTGCTCTTTGCAAGTTTCGTGCTGTGGTCCTGCTCGGTGCCACTCGCTCTCGGCATTCTCATCATCCTCTTCCTGCGCCTGGCCCTGCACAAGTTACCGCCGGCCGGCATGGCGGCAACGAGCTTCCTGGCGCTTGGTCCCGTTGGTACCGGTGCGCTTGGTCTTGCTCTGTTTTCCGTCAATGGTGAGCAAGCTCTCGTTACAGGCGGGCTCGGTGCATTGGCACCGGCAATTTCGGGTGCGGCTCTGCTGGGTGCCGTCCTGTTATGGGGATATGGCCTCTGGTGGCTTGGTTTGGCGGTCGCGATCACCATCAACCACTTCCGACAGGGCCTGCCCTTCAACCTCGGCTGGTGGGGTTATACCTTCCCGATCGGTGTCTATGCCGTCGCGACGCTGCGGCTTTCCAGTATCTTCCCGCTACCGGCGCTTGCCGGTTTCGGGGAAGTTCTGGTCGCAGCCCTTGCCGCAATCTGGATCGTCGTCGCCTTCCGCACGTGCTGCGGCGCCTATGATGGTTCGCTCTTTGTCGATCCCAGCCTGGAGGGCTGA
- a CDS encoding LysR family transcriptional regulator, whose amino-acid sequence MTLEQLRIFIEVAAHQHITKAANHLNMTQSAVSAAIAALETRHSVTLFDRVGRSIALNRTGQLFLREAQAVLASAKAAEAALMDLSGLMHAELTIMASQTIGGYWLSPRLAEFRRDYPGIELAIRIGNTAEVSDAVANGEVEVGLIEWPSDRRGVSARQVALDEMIVVVAPDHPWADGKPHSPADFPQTQWVLREQGSGTRLAFESLLQQAGLDIDALDVAMVLPENEPLVGVVEAGIGATLTSRSVVAMKLHNGLLTEVNMPPLPRPFFLLRHEERYRSKAADTFDMMISG is encoded by the coding sequence ATGACACTGGAACAGCTTAGAATATTCATAGAAGTGGCAGCGCATCAGCACATCACAAAGGCCGCCAATCATCTGAACATGACCCAATCGGCCGTCAGCGCCGCAATTGCTGCCCTGGAGACACGCCACAGCGTCACCCTGTTCGACCGCGTCGGCCGCTCGATCGCGCTGAATCGGACCGGCCAGTTATTCCTCAGGGAAGCACAAGCCGTTCTCGCGAGTGCAAAGGCGGCGGAAGCGGCCCTCATGGACCTTTCCGGGCTCATGCACGCCGAGCTCACCATCATGGCCAGCCAGACGATCGGCGGCTATTGGTTGTCGCCGCGGCTTGCCGAATTCCGGCGGGATTATCCCGGTATCGAACTGGCAATCCGCATCGGCAACACGGCTGAGGTGTCTGATGCCGTCGCCAATGGCGAGGTGGAAGTGGGTCTTATCGAGTGGCCGAGCGACAGGCGCGGCGTTTCGGCAAGACAGGTCGCCTTGGACGAGATGATCGTCGTCGTCGCCCCCGATCACCCCTGGGCGGACGGCAAACCACACAGTCCGGCCGATTTTCCTCAGACGCAATGGGTCCTGCGCGAACAGGGGTCCGGCACCCGGCTCGCCTTCGAAAGTCTTCTGCAACAGGCCGGCCTTGATATCGATGCTCTTGATGTGGCGATGGTGCTGCCGGAAAACGAACCGCTCGTCGGTGTCGTCGAAGCTGGCATCGGCGCCACACTGACGTCGCGTAGCGTCGTGGCCATGAAGCTGCACAACGGTCTTCTCACCGAGGTGAATATGCCGCCCCTGCCCCGCCCCTTCTTCCTGCTGCGTCACGAAGAGCGCTATCGCAGCAAGGCGGCCGATACTTTCGATATGATGATCTCAGGCTGA
- a CDS encoding 2-hydroxyacid dehydrogenase has protein sequence MKIAVFSAHTYDKNFLDEANRREPVPFDLIYQEASLSLQTVAFARGCDAICVFVNDVVNAPVLEALYRLGVKGVFLRCAGFNNVDIAAAQKLGLLVARVPAYAPEAVAEHTVALIMTLNRHTHRAYNRVREGNFMLNGLLGMTLHGKTVGIIGTGKIGLAVAKIMNGFGCRVLGFDPTPSPEFTAIGEMVNLDSLLARSDIVTLHCSLFEHNRHMINREKLGLMKPGAMLINTSRGALIDTRAVILALKSRRLGALGIDVYEEESTLFFHDRSSDIIDDDVFQRLMTFPNVLVTGHQGFFTTEALREIADVTFQNLNCLVNGTSCPNAVLKA, from the coding sequence ATGAAAATAGCCGTTTTCAGCGCTCATACCTACGACAAGAATTTCCTGGACGAAGCAAATCGGCGTGAACCGGTGCCCTTCGACCTGATTTACCAGGAAGCCAGTCTGTCCTTGCAGACGGTAGCCTTTGCGCGGGGCTGTGATGCCATATGCGTCTTCGTCAACGATGTGGTGAATGCACCCGTCCTTGAGGCGTTGTACAGGCTCGGTGTGAAGGGGGTCTTTCTCCGTTGCGCAGGCTTCAACAATGTCGATATCGCTGCCGCCCAAAAGCTTGGTCTCCTCGTCGCGCGCGTGCCCGCCTACGCTCCGGAGGCCGTCGCGGAACACACGGTAGCGCTGATCATGACGCTTAATCGCCACACACATCGCGCCTATAACCGCGTTCGGGAAGGCAATTTCATGCTCAACGGCCTGTTGGGTATGACCCTTCACGGAAAGACGGTCGGCATCATCGGCACAGGCAAGATCGGCCTCGCTGTCGCGAAAATCATGAACGGTTTTGGCTGCCGTGTTCTGGGGTTCGATCCAACGCCCTCCCCGGAATTTACAGCTATAGGCGAAATGGTGAATCTGGATAGCCTGCTGGCACGGTCTGATATCGTCACGCTCCACTGCTCGCTCTTTGAACACAACCGACACATGATCAACAGAGAGAAACTGGGTTTAATGAAACCTGGCGCAATGCTGATCAATACGTCCCGCGGAGCACTCATCGATACGCGCGCGGTCATTCTGGCACTGAAATCCCGTCGCCTGGGCGCTCTTGGTATTGATGTCTACGAAGAGGAGAGCACACTTTTCTTTCACGATCGGTCGTCCGATATCATCGATGACGACGTCTTTCAGCGGCTGATGACTTTTCCCAATGTTCTGGTGACGGGGCATCAGGGCTTTTTTACCACCGAGGCCTTGCGCGAGATTGCAGACGTCACGTTTCAAAACCTGAATTGCCTGGTCAATGGGACAAGCTGTCCGAATGCCGTTCTGAAGGCATGA
- a CDS encoding bifunctional diguanylate cyclase/phosphodiesterase produces MASFQTISEQSEALVDDFRSLFATHPSPMWVYDPDTLRFLIVNDAALVLYGYSAEDYQGMTVLDIRPAAERERMLSAVHDRTDMEKAERWTHLKANGETIEVLTYGREVRFEGRTAILAIVQDRTEVNAAHRQITDTRSLLDSIVDNLPIGVFVKDMEEDGRYILLNEACGEIMGFRAGDVVGHVDRDFFPSEQTAIFREQDHEAFAAGATISFEETMERADGGQRILRTVKRALPAPEGKEPRYLLGISHDVTEERAVEARLAHLAMHDSLTSLANRAAFSKHIRKQAITASIDKPVALLYIDVDHFKTINDSKGHAAGDALLCQVAERLLALADEGDLVARLGGDEFAVVLQLVEPDRAERFADRLLKSLARAFDLDGTREHITCSIGIALAPVDAGEADVLMRHADLALYAAKESGRSTYRFYEPAMRLEAERRHHLTGELRDALEHGQFELYYQPIVQLEDDGIGGFEALIRWRHPVRGLVPPMEFIPLAEETGLIIPIGDWVLGQACRVAASWPDHLKIAVNLSVSQFRHASLLSGVVGALNEAGLRPERLEIEITESVFLADVAQSLPLLRALKELGVRIAIDDFGTGYSSLSYLRAFTFDKIKLDRSFVSGIETDPGNLAIVRAVAGIGSGFNAVTLAEGIETEEQLQKLRAEGFGEVQGYLLGRPMPQHEAEALIYGRQLKTASA; encoded by the coding sequence ATGGCCTCGTTTCAGACGATATCCGAGCAGTCCGAAGCTCTTGTTGACGATTTTCGTTCGCTGTTTGCGACCCACCCCTCTCCGATGTGGGTCTACGATCCGGATACGCTTCGCTTCCTGATCGTCAATGATGCTGCGCTTGTGCTTTATGGCTACAGCGCAGAGGATTATCAGGGCATGACCGTGCTCGATATCCGCCCGGCTGCCGAGCGGGAGCGGATGCTCAGCGCTGTTCATGATCGTACCGACATGGAGAAGGCCGAGCGCTGGACGCATCTGAAGGCCAATGGCGAGACCATCGAGGTTCTGACTTACGGCCGGGAAGTGCGCTTTGAAGGAAGGACTGCGATCCTGGCGATCGTGCAGGACCGCACCGAGGTGAATGCCGCCCACCGCCAGATCACCGATACGCGTTCGCTGCTGGACAGCATCGTCGACAATCTGCCGATCGGCGTCTTCGTGAAGGATATGGAAGAAGATGGCCGTTATATCCTGCTGAACGAGGCGTGCGGCGAGATCATGGGCTTTCGTGCCGGCGACGTGGTCGGACATGTGGACCGGGACTTTTTCCCCTCCGAGCAGACCGCCATCTTTCGTGAGCAGGATCATGAGGCGTTCGCCGCCGGCGCGACGATCAGCTTCGAGGAGACAATGGAACGGGCCGACGGTGGCCAGCGGATCCTTCGCACCGTCAAGCGTGCCCTGCCGGCGCCTGAAGGGAAGGAGCCGCGTTATCTGCTCGGCATCTCGCACGACGTGACGGAGGAGCGCGCAGTGGAGGCGAGGCTCGCGCATCTTGCCATGCATGACTCGCTGACGAGCCTGGCGAACCGCGCCGCCTTCTCCAAACATATCCGCAAGCAGGCCATTACTGCTTCCATCGACAAGCCGGTGGCACTGCTCTACATCGACGTCGACCACTTCAAGACGATCAATGACAGCAAGGGCCATGCCGCCGGTGATGCGCTTCTCTGCCAAGTGGCGGAACGTCTGCTGGCGCTTGCCGATGAGGGCGACCTCGTGGCTCGTCTGGGTGGGGACGAATTCGCAGTCGTGCTGCAGCTTGTCGAGCCAGATCGAGCAGAGCGTTTTGCCGACCGGCTGCTCAAGTCACTTGCCAGGGCTTTTGATCTTGACGGCACGCGGGAGCATATCACCTGCAGCATCGGGATTGCGCTGGCGCCTGTCGATGCCGGCGAGGCCGATGTGCTGATGCGACATGCCGATCTCGCGCTCTATGCCGCCAAGGAAAGCGGCCGCTCGACCTATCGTTTCTATGAGCCTGCGATGCGGCTCGAGGCCGAGCGTCGACATCATCTGACCGGCGAATTGCGTGATGCGCTGGAACACGGGCAGTTCGAACTTTATTATCAGCCCATCGTCCAGCTCGAGGATGATGGCATCGGCGGTTTCGAGGCGCTGATCCGCTGGCGGCATCCGGTGCGCGGTCTTGTGCCGCCGATGGAATTCATTCCGCTGGCGGAGGAGACGGGACTGATCATTCCGATCGGTGACTGGGTCTTGGGGCAGGCCTGCCGCGTCGCAGCTTCCTGGCCGGACCATCTGAAGATCGCGGTCAATCTTTCTGTCAGCCAGTTCCGCCATGCAAGTCTGCTTTCCGGCGTCGTCGGTGCGCTCAATGAGGCGGGACTGCGTCCCGAGCGGCTGGAAATCGAGATCACCGAATCCGTCTTCCTGGCCGATGTGGCGCAGAGCCTGCCGCTGCTTCGGGCGCTGAAAGAACTCGGCGTGCGTATTGCGATCGATGATTTCGGTACGGGCTATTCGTCACTCAGCTATCTGCGCGCCTTCACATTCGACAAGATCAAGCTCGACCGCAGTTTTGTGTCCGGCATCGAGACGGATCCCGGCAATCTGGCCATCGTGCGGGCCGTGGCCGGCATTGGCTCTGGCTTCAATGCCGTTACTCTTGCCGAGGGCATCGAGACCGAGGAGCAGTTACAGAAGCTCCGGGCCGAAGGCTTCGGCGAAGTGCAGGGCTATCTTCTCGGCAGACCCATGCCGCAACATGAGGCTGAAGCATTGATCTACGGCCGACAGCTGAAGACAGCGTCAGCCTGA
- the serA gene encoding phosphoglycerate dehydrogenase produces the protein MAPRVLVSDELSETAVQIFRDRGVEVDFQPQLGKDKDKLFEVIGNYDGLAIRSATKVTEKIIEAAKNLKVVGRAGIGVDNVDIPAASRRGIIVMNTPFGNSITTAEHAIALMFAVARQLPAADTSTQAGKWEKSKFMGVEITGKTLGVIGAGNIGSIVCARAIGLKMHVVAYDPFLSKERAEEMGVTKVELDELLAQADFITLHVPMTDKTRGILNKEALAKTKPGVRIINCARGGLVDEAALADAIKSGHVAGAAFDVFEVEPAKESPLFGLPNVVCTPHLGASTTEAQENVALQVAEQMADYLVKGAVSNAINMPSITAEEAPILKPFIKLADVLGAFVGQVTEEPIKEIEILYDGVTASMNTRALTSAVLAGLIRSQVADVNMVSAPIMIKEKGIILSEVKRDKTGVFDGYIKLTVTTESMTRSIAGTVFSDGKPRFIQIKGINLDADVGSHMIYIANTDVPGMIGFIGTTLGAADVNIANFQLGRDKQGGDAIALLYVDAAVDEAVLNKLTAHPAIRQAKLLAFNVD, from the coding sequence ATGGCACCTCGCGTTCTCGTATCCGACGAATTGTCGGAAACTGCCGTCCAGATCTTTCGCGATCGCGGCGTCGAAGTCGATTTCCAGCCGCAGCTCGGCAAGGACAAGGACAAGCTGTTCGAAGTCATCGGCAATTATGACGGTCTCGCCATCCGTTCCGCCACGAAGGTGACAGAGAAGATCATCGAAGCGGCCAAGAACCTCAAGGTCGTCGGCCGTGCCGGTATCGGCGTCGACAATGTCGATATCCCGGCCGCATCGCGCCGCGGTATCATCGTCATGAACACGCCGTTCGGCAACTCGATCACGACTGCCGAACACGCAATCGCCCTGATGTTTGCCGTCGCACGTCAGCTTCCGGCTGCCGACACCTCGACGCAGGCCGGCAAGTGGGAGAAGTCGAAGTTCATGGGTGTCGAAATCACCGGCAAGACGCTTGGCGTCATTGGTGCCGGTAATATCGGCTCCATAGTCTGCGCTCGCGCCATCGGCCTGAAGATGCACGTCGTCGCTTATGATCCGTTCCTCTCCAAGGAGCGCGCCGAGGAAATGGGCGTCACTAAAGTCGAGCTCGACGAGCTGCTCGCCCAGGCCGATTTCATCACGCTGCACGTGCCGATGACGGACAAGACGCGCGGCATCCTGAACAAGGAAGCGCTTGCCAAGACCAAGCCCGGCGTTCGCATCATCAACTGCGCCCGCGGCGGTCTCGTCGATGAGGCGGCTCTTGCCGATGCGATCAAGTCCGGCCATGTTGCCGGTGCTGCCTTCGACGTCTTCGAAGTCGAACCCGCCAAGGAAAGCCCGCTCTTCGGCCTGCCGAACGTCGTCTGCACGCCGCACCTCGGTGCTTCGACCACGGAAGCGCAGGAGAACGTCGCTCTGCAGGTTGCCGAGCAGATGGCGGACTACCTCGTTAAGGGTGCGGTTTCGAACGCCATCAACATGCCCTCGATAACAGCTGAGGAAGCACCGATCCTGAAGCCGTTCATCAAGCTCGCCGATGTTCTCGGCGCCTTCGTCGGCCAGGTTACGGAAGAGCCGATCAAGGAAATCGAGATCCTCTACGACGGCGTCACGGCCAGCATGAACACCCGCGCGCTGACCTCTGCGGTTCTCGCAGGCCTGATCCGCTCGCAGGTTGCCGACGTCAACATGGTTTCGGCGCCGATCATGATCAAGGAAAAAGGTATTATCCTTTCCGAAGTCAAGCGCGACAAGACTGGCGTCTTCGACGGCTATATCAAGCTGACCGTGACGACGGAATCCATGACGCGCTCGATTGCCGGCACGGTCTTCTCCGACGGTAAGCCGCGCTTCATTCAGATCAAGGGCATCAACCTCGACGCCGATGTCGGCAGCCATATGATCTACATCGCCAATACCGACGTTCCCGGCATGATCGGCTTCATAGGCACGACGCTCGGTGCTGCTGACGTCAACATTGCCAACTTCCAGCTCGGCCGCGACAAGCAGGGCGGCGACGCCATCGCTCTGCTCTATGTCGATGCTGCGGTTGACGAAGCCGTTCTGAACAAGTTGACAGCACATCCGGCGATCCGCCAGGCAAAGCTGCTCGCCTTTAACGTCGACTGA
- a CDS encoding phosphoserine transaminase, whose amino-acid sequence MANTAKPDVRPQSTHFSSGPCAKRPGWTLEALSDAALGRSHRAKVGKAKLKQAIDLTREILEVPADYRIGIVPASDTGAVEMALWSLLGERGVDMVAWESFGAGWVTDVVKQLKLKDVRKIEAGYGELPDLSTVDFDRDVVFTWNGTTSGVRVPNADFIPADRKGLTICDATSAAFAQNLDFAKLDVVTFSWQKVLGGEGAHGILILSPRAAERLVSYQPAWPLPKIFRLTSGGKLIEGIFQGETINTPSMLCVEDYIDALLWAKQLGGLKALIGRADANAKVIADFVAANDWIANLAVKPEIESNTSICLKIVDKDVAALDADGQANFAKGLVALLEKEGVAYDIGAYRDAPSGLRIWAGATIETADMQKLMPWLSWAFETQKAALSQAAA is encoded by the coding sequence ATGGCAAATACCGCAAAGCCGGACGTGCGTCCGCAAAGCACTCATTTTTCTTCTGGCCCCTGCGCGAAACGTCCTGGTTGGACGCTCGAAGCTCTTTCCGATGCGGCCCTTGGCCGTTCGCACCGTGCGAAAGTCGGCAAGGCCAAGCTGAAGCAGGCCATCGATCTTACCCGTGAAATTCTGGAAGTACCTGCGGATTACCGCATCGGCATCGTTCCTGCTTCCGATACCGGCGCTGTCGAGATGGCGCTTTGGTCGCTGCTCGGTGAGCGCGGCGTCGACATGGTCGCCTGGGAAAGCTTCGGTGCCGGCTGGGTTACCGACGTCGTCAAGCAGCTGAAGTTGAAGGACGTTCGCAAGATCGAAGCCGGTTACGGCGAACTTCCCGACCTTTCCACTGTCGATTTCGACCGTGACGTGGTCTTTACCTGGAACGGCACAACCTCGGGCGTTCGCGTTCCGAATGCCGATTTTATCCCTGCCGACCGCAAGGGCCTGACGATCTGCGACGCGACGTCTGCCGCCTTCGCGCAGAATCTCGATTTCGCCAAGCTCGATGTCGTCACCTTCTCCTGGCAGAAGGTTCTGGGCGGCGAGGGTGCGCATGGCATCCTCATCCTGTCGCCGCGCGCCGCCGAACGTCTCGTCTCCTATCAGCCGGCATGGCCGCTGCCGAAGATCTTCCGCCTGACCTCGGGCGGCAAGCTCATCGAAGGCATCTTCCAGGGCGAGACGATCAACACGCCGTCGATGCTCTGCGTCGAGGACTACATCGACGCGCTTCTCTGGGCCAAGCAGCTCGGCGGTCTGAAGGCACTTATCGGTCGCGCCGATGCGAATGCCAAGGTTATCGCCGATTTCGTTGCCGCAAACGACTGGATCGCCAATCTGGCTGTCAAACCGGAGATCGAATCCAACACCTCGATCTGCCTGAAGATCGTCGACAAGGATGTGGCTGCTCTCGATGCCGATGGCCAGGCGAATTTCGCCAAGGGCCTCGTCGCTCTCCTCGAAAAGGAAGGCGTCGCTTACGACATCGGCGCTTACCGTGACGCTCCGTCCGGCCTGCGCATCTGGGCGGGTGCTACGATCGAAACTGCAGACATGCAGAAGCTGATGCCGTGGCTCTCCTGGGCTTTTGAAACCCAGAAAGCCGCGCTTTCTCAGGCTGCTGCCTGA
- a CDS encoding NAD(P)H-dependent oxidoreductase — translation MHALIVLAHPDSGSLSHGVAAQIAASILAFDGANSFDIADLTDEAFDPRFSEADIAAHRRKAAPPADIVAEQARIDRADALILVYPVYWWSMPALMKGWIDRVFANGWAYDDVPGSKVVKKLGHLRVHLVGIGGADVSTYERHGYLNAMRTQIDHGIFDYCGAHVVMSELFLDSDSGNAAAHIEAASCIGRNIFNFQGRCTASSAA, via the coding sequence ATGCACGCACTCATCGTTCTCGCTCATCCCGATTCTGGTTCTCTTAGCCATGGCGTTGCCGCGCAAATTGCCGCGAGCATATTGGCGTTCGACGGCGCCAACTCCTTCGACATCGCGGATCTAACGGATGAGGCTTTCGATCCGAGATTCAGCGAGGCCGATATTGCTGCCCATCGCCGGAAAGCTGCGCCCCCCGCCGATATCGTCGCCGAGCAGGCGAGAATCGATCGCGCTGATGCACTTATATTGGTCTATCCGGTCTATTGGTGGTCGATGCCGGCCCTGATGAAAGGCTGGATCGATCGCGTCTTTGCGAATGGCTGGGCTTATGACGACGTACCCGGCAGCAAGGTCGTGAAGAAGCTCGGGCATCTGCGGGTGCATCTCGTCGGTATCGGTGGTGCAGATGTCAGCACCTATGAGCGGCACGGCTATCTCAACGCGATGAGGACGCAGATCGACCATGGCATTTTCGACTACTGCGGCGCCCATGTGGTGATGTCGGAACTGTTTCTCGACTCGGATTCAGGAAATGCTGCTGCCCATATCGAGGCGGCGTCTTGCATTGGTCGCAACATCTTCAATTTTCAGGGCCGCTGTACCGCAAGCAGTGCGGCGTAA
- a CDS encoding TetR/AcrR family transcriptional regulator, translating into MSSVDNRHNSTTARPRRRLSREERHRQLLDVSWRLIREEGTDALTLGRLAEQAGVAKPIVYDHFGTRPGLLAELYREFDDRQTALMNTALRESGQALSDKAKVMATSYIDCVLTQGREIPDVIAALASSPELEKVKHECQVVFMNQCRSVLTPFVGAGTIASASLWAMLGAAETLSYAAATGEITATQAESELFEIILGMVSRSTC; encoded by the coding sequence ATGTCAAGCGTTGACAACCGACATAACAGCACCACCGCGCGCCCGCGCCGCCGGCTTTCGAGAGAGGAACGGCATCGACAGCTTCTGGACGTGTCGTGGCGGTTGATCCGGGAAGAAGGGACCGATGCGCTGACGCTTGGCCGACTCGCCGAACAAGCGGGCGTGGCGAAACCCATCGTCTACGATCATTTCGGCACACGGCCAGGACTGCTTGCTGAACTTTACCGCGAATTTGATGATCGGCAGACGGCGCTGATGAATACTGCGCTTCGTGAAAGCGGACAGGCACTGAGCGACAAGGCAAAGGTGATGGCCACCTCCTATATCGATTGCGTTCTCACACAGGGGCGTGAAATTCCCGATGTGATCGCAGCTTTGGCAAGTTCCCCGGAATTGGAAAAGGTCAAGCACGAGTGTCAGGTGGTTTTCATGAACCAATGCAGATCCGTGCTCACGCCCTTCGTTGGTGCAGGGACGATCGCTTCAGCGAGCCTTTGGGCAATGCTCGGCGCGGCCGAGACTCTCTCCTATGCCGCAGCAACAGGCGAGATTACTGCTACGCAAGCCGAAAGCGAGTTGTTCGAAATCATCCTAGGCATGGTTTCGAGAAGCACTTGCTGA